GCTTGAAGGCAGCTAGCCAGATCTCCTCTGAATTGGGGAGAGAAGCATAAGCTTCCTGAAGAATGGCTCGGGCAGCCGGGACATCTCCAGCCAGCCATTTCTCCTTTGCACTCATAAGCCATAAAACTTCTGCACGTGGATTGTAGGTAACAGCCTTTCTGAGGAGATTATAAAGAGACTCCTTGGTTCCATGGCTCTTCTCAAGCTGAGCCGCTTTCAGCCAAATACTCTTCTTGGAAACGAAGACACTGAGTGCATGCGCATAGATGGCACGGGCTGTCTCAATTGAACCACGCTTCTTGCATTCCTCAGCATCGGCAACCCATGTGCGTTTTCTGTCTTCCTCATCAACACCAATGCCAATAGTGCTCTTAACAATAGCCTGGCAAGTCAATACAGATCCAGCACGCTCAGCAGCTTCTGCTTCCTTTAGCCATGCCTCCCTGTCAATATCCAATCCTTCTCTCTGTAAAGTTTTTATACTTCTCTCAATCACCTTGATTACTGACTGGGTGTTTCCATTAGCTTCCTCCAGCTTTGCAGCTGTAATCCAGATGGCAGGTTCCTTAGGAAGCTTTTCTCTTGCCTTGTTAAGTACCTTCTTTGCTTGGTCATATGTCTCCAGCCTTGCTAGGGCAAGCCACAGTTCCACATGGAGTGGGCAGCACTCCACAGCCCTGTGAAGCAACAGTCTTGCATCCTCCTCATTTGCAAGCTCTACTACTGCTTTCCACAGTCTGACTGAATCAGGAATGTGTTCCAACCCTTTTCTCAAAACCCTGCTCTTATTCAAATCACTAGTTTCCAACTTTGCTGCCTGCAACCACAGCTTCACAGAATTGGGAATTGCCTTCACGCCCCTAGCAATCACTGCCTTTGCCTCGTCTGGGCTGGCCAGCCGGCATGCCTCGACCCAAACATCCTCATTTGTGGGGCACTCCTCACAGCCACGCTGGATAAGCTGCCGAGCAACCTGAAGCTTGCCAGCAACCTCTTCAAGCCTAGCAGCAGCAATCCATCCTGGTGGATGCTTCGGGTTTGTCTGTGTCACTGACTTAAGCAACAATCGCGCCTTTTTAATGTCAGAAATCTCAGCATCACTAGTAATCTTCATACTTTTCAGGTCCGTCAAGTAACCCTTTGGATCAACAACAGTAAGACCAGATACCGAATCCGACAACCTGTCCAGCTTCAAGGAGAGCACGGTGCCACGACCTTCGCCCACAGCCGTCAGATCGGTAACCGGAGTCTGCGCCCATGGCGTCTCGGTGCCACCAGCTGCACGGCTCTTGGGATCCAGTGCCGTGACATGCTCCTGCTCCTGCCGAGCCTTCTCGAGCAGGGTGTCCGGCACGGGAACGAAGCTCTCAAATCGCTTCTTCTTGTTGCGCAGCGAGTAGTCCCCAATTTCAGGTATGCTTTCCCACTCCTGCGCCGACAAATCGACCAACTTACGCTTCAAATCAGCGAATTGCTCGGTGATCTTAGGGTTGGAAGCACGGTACTTCTCGATCTCCTGCTTCAGCCGCGCCTCCCGCCGATCCTTCCGGCGAGAGTCCATCCTCTGGTCGATGCTCTCCCAGACCGCATCCGcctcgcggtcgtcgtcgtcgtagtcggCGTTGGAGAACAGCCCGGCGTCGTTGCCCTCGAACTCGTCGAACTTCTGGTTCTCGTCGTACCCcttctcctcgtcgccgccatcgtcgtcgccgtcgtcgtccccggGTGGCTTCCCACGGCCGCgcccgacggcgggggcggcggcggcggcggcggaccggtCAGGCAGATCGGGCGCCGCGCGGGCCGGCCCGATATCCGAACGGGTGGTGAACCCGGTGGCGCCACGCCCCAGACCGGCCACGTAGTTCGGGGGCGGCTTGGAGTTGAGGAAGTCGTAGCGCGCggggcgggcgggcggctgcgccgacggcggcggcgggggcgggggtgCCGCGGGGGTCGTCGTCGGGCCGGTCATCCCTCCGAGCAGGGGGAGGTGGAGTagcagggaggaggaggccgagacCCGGAGGGAGGACAGCAGCGGGGACGGCTCGgccgggaggaggcggcggtgggcgaggtAGAGCCGCAGCTGCTCCGGCGGGACGCCGCCGCAGAcgcgggaggcggaggccgtGAGGTCGGCGAGCGTGGCGGTGGAGGGGTCGAGGTCGACGTGGTGGGTCCTCCCGTCCGGCGCGCGGACGAACaccatcgcggcggcggcggcggagtagaTTGGTTTGGGTTTTTGAGGTCGTGAGGAAGAATACGGAATCGTGGAATTGGTTTAACTATTTTGTGACGGTTTGGGACCTTTGGGTGAATTGAGTCGGTGGCGAGGAGAGGCGGTGGGCTACGTGGGCCGTTCCATGGTGGGCTGATCACCTGCATATGGGCCGTACAAGGGCTCATGGGCCTGTTTGGCTCGTGTTTGGGCCCATCGCCTGACCTTCCCTTCTTTTGGGTTGGGTTTctttggatttatttttaagATGGGCTTGTTGTTTTATCGACTTATTTGTTGCGAATAAAATCTTACCGTGCCGTATCATCAATTTCATAGGTCATGACTCTGCTGCATctattggaaaaaaaacatatttatattGTATAAACAAAGAAAACATGCGTAGTTAGGATGGGCTATCGACGATCACGACAACAATGATAATAACCTAAATAGAGAGCTAGAGATTCTTATAAAGATTCTTATAAGACGCTTGTGATTAGTCGGCTGATGATAATCTGAAAGGGTTAAGTTTCAAGTTTCTAGCTCCAAGTTCATAATCTCAAtttttatgtacatatatgtgctAGCACACTACAATTTCTATATGTACATAAAAATCGAGACAATGATGTAATGAAAGTTGTGGCCTAGAGAGATATCATTTAAAGTAAAATGATGGAATAATACAATTTAATTAAAGATTCGATACATAAACAATTGATGAAATTTGTAACCGAGGGAGATAAATTTTAACTGAAATTGTCAAACTATAAATCTGACGAAAGATTCATTCAAATTCCCAAAAAGGCATACATTCACTCATTTTATCTGCCTTGGTGCCAAATTTAACGAAATTTATGTACCCAGTTTCAAATAAATAGACGACTATCCCCATTTTCTTACAAGTTACAATCCACCGCAAGACCACAACACCAAGATTACCCGCCTCCATGCCAATTTCAATGAAATTCGTGTATCCAATTTTAAATAGACAGACAACACTCTTTATTTCGTTACAAGTTAGTACATCTAGGTACTATACAAGAGTAATATTGGAGTGTGTAAAAAACTGCCGTAGATTTTTTAAGTGTAAAACTTCGAGattaaattatattataattgaaGTATAGTTGTACTGTAACTGTATTGTAACTACGGTATAACTTATATAAAACATGTATTTAACCGTGGTTTGGCTGACTAGCACCGAGATCTTGCACATAACATGTATGATATTTTTGTAGCAATGTTATCTCTTGAATGTACAAATCTCCAGTAACCCGATGACCATAAATCTGAAAGTTTTGAGAGaaaaagggtgtgtttagttcacgctaaaattagaagtttggttgaaattgaaacgatgtgacagaaaagttagaagtttgtatgtgtaggaaagttttgatgcgatggaaagttaaaaatttttttaaaaaagtttggaactaaactccaCGGAACTTGCAAAAGTTTTCTAGCAATTTCGATCCAAAATTCAACGGAATTCGTACATACCCAGAGCTCACCACTCCCGAAACGCCACCAAAAGACCAAACCCACTCGtttcccctccccccctccctctgactctctccccgtcgtcgtcatcgtcatcgtcgttcgtcgtcgtcgtctcccctTTCCACGGCCGCATCCCATTCCCCACCCAACCTGAAAGCGACGCCGCCGCAGCGCACACGCAGGAGGCAGCAGCAAAGCGAGGAGGGGAGGAAACCCTCCCCCCGCGACAGCAACGGGCGGTCGCTTCCAGTGACCTaagcctccccctccccccctcgcgCGCGCTTCCCTCCCCTTCGCCTTTTTGTCTCCTCCGCCCCTTATGACCTCTTCCTCcgccccaaaccctagccccctcgtccccacccccaccccctctccccccaccgccaacgccgccgccgccgccgccggagccgtgcccgtctcctcgccgacgccgccgcccaagGATCAGCAGCAGGAGGGCCaggggggtggaggaggagtgGGGGATGGGGgtggagtggaggaggtgggcgtaGGGGGAGGCGAGGCCATGGAGGTGGATGGTGGcgcgggaggtggtggtgggggggttggggatgtggaggggggtgggggtggtggtggtgcggggggaggaggaggtggaggtggaggtgggcagcaggcgtcgccggcgaccgtgtTCCGGATCCGGCTCAAGCAGCCGCCCTCGAGCCTCCGCCACAAGATGCGCGTGCCCGAGCTCTGCAGGAACTTCAGGTGCGTTTCGAGATTAGTTGTGGTTTTTTTGGGGGTGTTTTTTCTTTCTGGGATTTAAATATGTTGGGGGAAGCTTAGGTGTGATGAATTTAAACCCTGATCTGTTTCAGCTTATTCATCGATTTATTGAAATGGTTTTTTTCCCCCCGAAAGAAATTTTCCTCTACTGTATTGCTTAGACCACTTGTTTTAAGCTATTTGTTAAGTTTGTCTCTCAAAATATCTAATTTATCCCTATAATATATCCATGACAATAATccactcaataatctaaatcaaacgatctgggtttactttttttttcctcttcaaaTTTGGGTGGCGTTTCAATGATTGGGATGAACAATCTAGTGACTCAAACTTGCAGAAGCATTAGCGTGGGCATGGAATTGTGATTGCTTTGAATGATTGTATCCTGTGCAGGCTTCTACTATACTAGATCAAATACAGTTATAACATGTAGTGTCATTATTTCACATAACTAAGTTTAGTCAGGTCAAACTGGTTACTTTGTTCACCAGTTAGAAAATACCGAACGTGATAACTCCATTTTTAAAAtccacattatttttttttgtttaaaactGCTTTGATCTTGTAGGATGAGGTTGCCTTGTCTGCTTTAGCCTACACTATATCGGGAACAACTAGTAACTATCTTatctatggttttttttttattgcagTGCAGTTGCTTGGTGCGGGAAGCTCAATGCAATTGCATGCGCATCAGAGACTTGTGCACGCATACCAAGGTATACATTTTTCCATCCTTTCCCTGAAAATTTACTTTCCTCTGACCTTTAGTTATCCATAAATAAGTTTGTTCTGTTAGCTTGTCTTAGTGGGATATTCAACCATTTGGTAGAATTGTTTGCTTACAGTTTCTGGTTATGAAGGTTTCTTTGCCGTAAAACGATCTAATGTATATTTTCAGCTCTAATTCAAGCCCACCATTTTGGATTCCCATACACATTCTAAATCCAGAGAGACCAACAGAATGTTCTGTTTTCAATGTGAAAGCAGGTAATCCATGGCTAAATCTCAATTGTTTTGGTAATGTGATTACGTTATGCATGTGCAAATCACTGTCCATTGGGCATTTTATAGTCAGGTGAAGGGTGAGATTCAAACTCACTTTTGTTTATATACGAGTTTTTCTACCTCCAATCCTaactcactgtaattttgaaCAGATTCTCCACGCGACTTTGTTCAATTCATTGAATGGTCTCCTCGATCATGCCCTCGTGCATTACTGGTGGCAAATTTTCATGGAAGGATTACTATATGGACACAGCCAACTAAGGTACATCTCTACCTTAAGCAAATTTCGGTAtgcatatcatttttttttgttagtagtACCATTGAACTTACTTTGTTAATTTGCGAA
Above is a window of Oryza sativa Japonica Group chromosome 10, ASM3414082v1 DNA encoding:
- the LOC4349020 gene encoding protein STABILIZED1, with protein sequence MVFVRAPDGRTHHVDLDPSTATLADLTASASRVCGGVPPEQLRLYLAHRRLLPAEPSPLLSSLRVSASSSLLLHLPLLGGMTGPTTTPAAPPPPPPPSAQPPARPARYDFLNSKPPPNYVAGLGRGATGFTTRSDIGPARAAPDLPDRSAAAAAAPAVGRGRGKPPGDDDGDDDGGDEEKGYDENQKFDEFEGNDAGLFSNADYDDDDREADAVWESIDQRMDSRRKDRREARLKQEIEKYRASNPKITEQFADLKRKLVDLSAQEWESIPEIGDYSLRNKKKRFESFVPVPDTLLEKARQEQEHVTALDPKSRAAGGTETPWAQTPVTDLTAVGEGRGTVLSLKLDRLSDSVSGLTVVDPKGYLTDLKSMKITSDAEISDIKKARLLLKSVTQTNPKHPPGWIAAARLEEVAGKLQVARQLIQRGCEECPTNEDVWVEACRLASPDEAKAVIARGVKAIPNSVKLWLQAAKLETSDLNKSRVLRKGLEHIPDSVRLWKAVVELANEEDARLLLHRAVECCPLHVELWLALARLETYDQAKKVLNKAREKLPKEPAIWITAAKLEEANGNTQSVIKVIERSIKTLQREGLDIDREAWLKEAEAAERAGSVLTCQAIVKSTIGIGVDEEDRKRTWVADAEECKKRGSIETARAIYAHALSVFVSKKSIWLKAAQLEKSHGTKESLYNLLRKAVTYNPRAEVLWLMSAKEKWLAGDVPAARAILQEAYASLPNSEEIWLAAFKLEFENNEPERARILLSKARERGGTERVWMKSAIVERELGNVDEERKLLEEGLKLFPSFFKLWLMLGQMEDRLGHGSKAKEVYENALKHCPSCIPLWLSLANLEEKINGLSKSRAVLTMARKKNPATPELWLAAVRAELRHGNKKEADALLAKALQECPTSGILWAAAIEMVPRPQRKAKSSDAIKRCDHDPHVIAAVAKLFWHDRKVDKARSWLNRAVTLAPDIGDFWALYYKFELQHGNADTQKDVLQRCVAAEPKHGERWQAITKAVENSHLSIEALLKKAVLALGQEENPNAADP